A stretch of the Lolium perenne isolate Kyuss_39 chromosome 3, Kyuss_2.0, whole genome shotgun sequence genome encodes the following:
- the LOC127343926 gene encoding uncharacterized protein, which produces MLLGTGKRGHAGNGDGGGGGGGPALLGNQGLGSYAQPGHSAGGGDDGLAAALLDALGLGSFARLALPFPPDGLGLAAAADPCSDRILVSLGGASAIASPADLAAALLLPLGATLSLAPEYAALFSSVEAIAAVRVFVHDRLLQLGGTGGGQPLPAETVEALQLVEGGRAYAVDWGRFVWAFLRWDVLVGNGRRCGQYLLRLMRCQRPDLFSEFDGRFLGERKKGLILQQQHQETLFHGNSGHGQLMAAEETLLFGQSKNIGKMPASGYVNDQQHRIEPEDQEPDNHDSVAPSLPSFYASRQQVLAHFSSMENAFSERERTLAHNRAEIQHMKEKEREKDNQIAYIVKEIEGELKARFTKIKQLEHDKMAMAKTLHWCKTMLQQSSAAFSEYRKMVCEESGGSSLDAVADEKNRVRLMQQQWHAHEIINDIQKRLILKFSASAEQITVLLRKLADLNHEVQRLKGSRSIPDLNVGPHL; this is translated from the coding sequence ATGCTCCTGGGCACGGGCAAGCGCGGCCACGCCGGCAACGGcgacggaggaggcggcggcggcggcccggctcTGCTCGGCAACCAGGGCCTCGGGAGCTACGCGCAGCCCGGCCATtccgccggcggcggcgacgatggcCTTGCCGCGGCCCTCCTCGACGCGCTCGGCCTGGGGAGCTTCGCGCGGCTCGCCCTCCCCTTCCCGCCCGACGGGCtcggcctcgccgccgccgcggacCCCTGCTCGGACCGCATTCTCGTTTCCCTCGGAGGCGCCAGCGCCATCGCCTCGCCcgccgacctcgcggccgcgcTCCTGCTGCCGCTAGGCGCCACGCTCTCCCTCGCCCCGGAGTACGCGGCCCTGTTCTCCTCCGTGGAGGCAATCGCCGCCGTGAGGGTGTTCGTCCACGATCGCCTGCTGCAGCTGGGGGGAACAGGGGGTGGCCAACCGCTGCCGGCGGAGACCGTCGAGGCCCTGCAGCTGGTGGAGGGTGGGAGGGCGTACGCGGTGGACTGGGGCCGGTTTGTCTGGGCGTTTCTGAGGTGGGATGTGTTGGTCGGCAATGGACGGCGTTGCGGTCAGTACCTTCTCCGTTTGATGAGATGCCAAAGGCCGGACCTTTTCTCCGAGTTTGATGGGAGGTTCCTTGGGGAGAGGAAGAAAGGCCTAATCCTGCAGCAGCAGCACCAGGAGACATTGTTCCATGGGAACAGCGGCCATGGTCAACTCATGGCAGCAGAAGAGACATTGCTATTTGGACAGAGCAAAAACATTGGAAAGATGCCTGCATCTGGATACGTCAACGATCAACAGCATAGAATTGAACCTGAAGATCAAGAACCTGACAACCATGACAGTGTTGCTCCTAGCCTTCCTTCTTTCTACGCCAGTCGACAGCAAGTTCTAGCTCATTTCTCTAGCATGGAGAATGCATTTTCGGAGAGGGAGAGAACTTTGGCACACAATCGAGCTGAAATACAGCACATGAAGGAGAAGGAGAGGGAGAAAGATAATCAAATAGCGTATATCGTTAAGGAGATAGAGGGGGAACTTAAAGCAAGGTTCACCAAAATTAAGCAGCTTGAGCATGACAAAATGGCAATGGCCAAAACTCTTCATTGGTGCAAAACTATGCTTCAACAGTCCTCTGCTGCATTTTCGGAGTATAGGAAGATGGTGTGCGAAGAAAGTGGTGGATCATCTTTGGATGCTGTGGCTGATGAGAAGAATCGGGTACGTTTGATGCAGCAGCAGTGGCATGCCCATGAAATTATAAATGACATCCAAAAACGCTTAATTTTGAAGTTCTCGGCATCTGCCGAGCAGATTACTGTGCTGTTAAGAAAGCTTGCAGACCTCAACCATGAAGTGCAAAGGTTGAAGGGTTCCAGATCAATTCCAGATCTCAATGTGGGGCCTCATCTTTGA
- the LOC127343927 gene encoding uncharacterized protein, whose translation MLLRAHKRRHAGNGDGGGPALSGTNGTGRSAPADPPAHSDGGGGGGVHLTALLDALGLGAFARLDLPAPPDGLGLTAAADPCSDHIIVSLGGVSVLASPADLAAALSLPLGVAALPAPVFSSAGAIGAVRAFVLDRLLLGGTGVLPEGTAAALQLVEDGKAYAVDWGWFVWAFLMSDVLVGEPRRCGRYLFRLMRCKRPDLFSEVDGRFLGKRRKVLILQQDEKSLHGNGIYDQPRAAEAEVEEKSVSGPSKKSGGVKDQQHTIGTEDQEDGSHCNGNAAPSLPSFYASRQQVLAHLSNMENALLDKERTLSRTLAEIRRMKEEEEEKDNEIAYIVKEIEEELQARHTKINQLEHDRMLMRDILHGCKEMLQDSSAAFLEYRKAMCEGSGVSSLDVVANEKNQLRFMQQQWQARERIVDGFQKPMLLKVTACAKKIAVLLPKLTGLNNEVQRLKGSRSIPDLNVGPHL comes from the coding sequence ATGCTCCTACGCGCGCACAAGCGCCGCCACGCCGGCAACGGCGACGGAGGAGGCCCGGCTCTGTCCGGCACCAACGGCACCGGGAGGTCCGCGCCGGCCGACCCGCCCGCCCAttccgacggcggcggcggcggcggcgtccacCTCACAGCGCTGCTCGACGCGCTCGGCCTCGGAGCCTTCGCCCGGCTGGACCTCCCGGCCCCGCCCGACGGGCTCGGCCTCACCGCCGCCGCGGACCCCTGCTCGGACCACATTATCGTCTCCCTCGGAGGCGTCAGCGTCCTCGCCTCGCCcgccgacctcgcggccgcgcTCTCGCTGCCGCTGGGCGTGGCCGCGCTCCCCGCGCCCGTGTTCTCCTCCGCGGGGGCGATCGGCGCCGTCAGGGCGTTCGTGCTCGATCGGCTGCTGCTGGGCGGGACAGGGGTGCTGCCGGAGGGGACCGCCGCGGCCTTGCAGCTGGTGGAGGACGGGAAGGCGTACGCGGTGGACTGGGGCTGGTTCGTCTGGGCGTTTCTGATGTCGGATGTGCTGGTCGGTGAGCCACGGCGCTGCGGCCGGTACCTTTTCCGGTTGATGAGGTGCAAAAGGCCCGACCTTTTCTCAGAGGTTGACGGGAGGTTTCTCGGGAAGAGGAGGAAAGTCCTAATCCTGCAGCAGGACGAGAAATCGCTCCATGGAAACGGCATCTACGATCAGCCCAGGGCAGCAGAAGCAGAGGTTGAAGAGAAATCGGTTTCTGGACCGAGCAAAAAGTCTGGAGGTGTCAAGGATCAGCAGCACACAATTGGAACTGAAGACCAAGAAGATGGCAGCCACTGCAATGGCAATGCTGCCCCAAGCCTCCCTTCTTTCTACGCCAGTAGGCAGCAAGTTCTAGCTCACCTCTCTAACATGGAGAATGCACTTCTGGACAAGGAGAGAACTTTGTCGCGCACTCTAGCTGAAATACGGCGcatgaaggaggaggaggaggagaaggacaatGAGATAGCGTATATCGTTAAGGAAATAGAGGAGGAACTTCAAGCAAGGCACACCAAAATCAACCAACTTGAGCATGACAGAATGTTGATGCGTGATATTCTTCATGGATGCAAAGAAATGCTCCAAGACTCCTCTGCTGCGTTTCTGGAGTACAGGAAGGCGATGTGCGAAGGAAGCGGCGTTTCGTCTCTGGATGTTGTCGCTAATGAGAAGAATCAGCTACGTTTTATGCAGCAGCAATGGCAGGCCCGTGAAAGAATCGTTGATGGGTTTCAAAAACCTATGCTTTTGAAGGTTACGGCGTGTGCTAAGAAGATTGCCGTGCTGTTACCAAAGCTCACAGGCCTCAACAATGAAGTGCAAAGGTTAAAGGGTTCCAGATCAATTCCAGATCTCAATGTGGGGCCTCATCTGTGA